Proteins encoded within one genomic window of Spiribacter curvatus:
- a CDS encoding energy transducer TonB, which produces MMGGRAVGWIAALLAAAALHAAVFAFLPETRSPAQPGTRNDTLRIQLGSVPVDTPQTAEQTPQPERPEPTQPAEPSVPETATASAKAMESPVPTEPDPSVEAPDAGAATEPQSSDPHQPTAPPTTDSTDSTGETTPEAGDAEARRDYLLTLRAWLAEHRRYPRRARLRGVEGEAVLTLHFNANGALTSGHVSQGSGHASLDNAVKAMLSRARPLPSPPDDAAIAGRHIEIPISFSLASDR; this is translated from the coding sequence ATGATGGGGGGACGTGCGGTGGGATGGATCGCGGCATTGCTGGCCGCCGCCGCGTTGCACGCCGCCGTATTCGCGTTTCTTCCAGAGACGCGGTCGCCGGCACAGCCAGGGACACGAAACGATACGCTGCGCATCCAATTGGGGAGCGTGCCGGTGGACACACCACAGACGGCGGAGCAGACACCACAGCCCGAGCGGCCGGAGCCGACGCAACCGGCTGAGCCGTCTGTACCGGAGACGGCCACTGCCTCAGCTAAAGCAATGGAGTCGCCCGTCCCGACTGAACCCGATCCGTCCGTTGAGGCGCCGGACGCAGGCGCTGCCACTGAACCGCAATCAAGCGACCCTCATCAGCCCACCGCACCACCAACGACCGACTCGACCGACTCGACGGGTGAGACAACGCCCGAAGCTGGCGATGCGGAGGCCAGGCGCGACTATCTGCTGACGCTGCGCGCATGGCTGGCGGAGCATCGGCGCTACCCGCGCCGCGCGAGGCTTCGGGGAGTGGAGGGCGAAGCAGTACTGACACTGCATTTCAATGCCAATGGTGCATTGACATCCGGTCATGTCTCACAGGGCAGTGGACATGCCAGTCTCGACAACGCGGTCAAGGCCATGCTCAGCCGGGCACGGCCACTGCCCTCTCCGCCCGATGATGCGGCGATCGCCGGACGCCATATCGAGATCCCCATCAGCTTCTCTCTCGCGAGCGATCGCTGA
- the abc-f gene encoding ribosomal protection-like ABC-F family protein — MGGPPLLQHASLTIEDRERVCLVGRNGVGKSTLLRIIEGVIEPDAGRVQRGEAAGVSRLEQAVPNHLEGRVFDVVTEGLGELGSLLSRHHDLAMAIGAGEGDIDELTDLQSRIEAAGGWQIEQRVDAVLTRFGLPADSDFSSLSGGLKRRVLLARAVVPGPDVLLLDEPTNHLDIEAIRWLEGFMREFDGAVVFVTHDRAFLQAVATRIVEIDRGQLTSWPGDYANYLRRCEERDHAEAEEQARFDKKLKQEEAWIRQGIKARRTRNEGRVRALKAMRKERAERRERPGEARLTMAEGGRSGKRVIEAEHLSYSIDGKPLVSDFSTRIIRGDRIGILGPNGVGKTTLIRLLVGELAPDSGSVKLGTGLQVAYFDQHRASLDDRRSARENVAGGEDFINLGDGKRRHVMGYLQDFLFSPDRANAPISRLSGGERNRLLLAQLFARPSNLLVLDEPTNDLDVETLELLEERLVDYTGTLLLVSHDRAFLDNVVTSVFVPEGGGHIGEYVGGYADWLRQTQQPAQSESSRKRRTAKSASSPKKPRTLTYGEGLELDELPARIETLEAAAEAARTRANDPDLYQRDAETIQTTLEALETAESELSTAYERWEYLEAQRERLG, encoded by the coding sequence GTGGGTGGTCCGCCGCTACTCCAGCACGCGTCACTGACGATTGAAGATCGCGAGCGCGTCTGTCTGGTCGGCCGCAATGGTGTGGGCAAATCAACACTGTTGCGCATTATTGAGGGGGTCATCGAGCCGGATGCCGGACGCGTCCAGCGTGGTGAGGCGGCCGGGGTGTCACGTCTCGAGCAGGCCGTTCCCAATCACCTCGAGGGACGGGTATTCGATGTTGTGACAGAGGGGCTGGGGGAGCTTGGCTCGCTCCTCTCCCGCCACCATGATCTCGCCATGGCGATTGGCGCCGGTGAGGGGGACATTGACGAGCTGACCGATCTGCAGTCCCGGATCGAGGCCGCCGGGGGCTGGCAGATCGAGCAGCGCGTCGATGCGGTGCTGACACGCTTTGGCCTGCCTGCGGACAGTGACTTCTCGAGTCTCTCCGGGGGGCTCAAGCGGCGCGTCCTGCTGGCCCGTGCCGTGGTCCCCGGGCCCGATGTCCTGCTGCTCGACGAGCCCACCAACCACCTCGACATCGAGGCCATCCGGTGGCTGGAAGGCTTCATGCGTGAGTTCGACGGCGCGGTCGTCTTCGTGACCCATGACCGCGCTTTTCTCCAGGCCGTTGCCACCCGCATCGTGGAGATCGATCGCGGTCAGCTCACCAGCTGGCCCGGTGACTACGCCAATTACCTGCGTCGCTGCGAGGAGCGTGATCACGCCGAGGCCGAGGAACAGGCGCGCTTCGACAAAAAACTCAAGCAGGAAGAGGCCTGGATACGCCAGGGTATTAAGGCTCGGCGCACCCGTAACGAGGGCCGCGTCCGCGCCCTCAAGGCCATGCGCAAGGAGCGCGCTGAGCGTCGCGAGCGCCCGGGCGAGGCACGACTGACGATGGCCGAGGGCGGGCGCTCCGGCAAGCGCGTGATCGAGGCCGAGCACCTCTCCTACAGCATTGATGGCAAGCCGCTGGTCAGCGACTTCAGTACCCGCATCATTCGTGGTGACCGGATCGGTATTCTGGGCCCGAACGGCGTCGGCAAAACGACGTTGATCCGGCTGCTGGTCGGCGAACTGGCGCCGGATAGCGGATCGGTCAAGCTCGGCACCGGGCTCCAGGTGGCGTATTTCGACCAGCACCGGGCCTCACTCGACGACCGCCGCTCCGCACGCGAGAACGTCGCCGGCGGCGAGGACTTCATCAACCTCGGTGACGGCAAACGCCGGCATGTAATGGGCTATCTGCAGGACTTCCTATTCTCGCCCGACCGCGCCAATGCGCCGATCAGCCGACTCTCCGGTGGTGAGCGCAACCGACTGCTGCTCGCTCAACTGTTCGCCCGACCCTCGAATCTGCTGGTGCTCGACGAGCCCACCAATGATCTGGATGTCGAGACCCTTGAGCTGCTCGAGGAGCGACTCGTGGACTACACCGGCACGCTGTTGCTGGTCTCCCACGACCGGGCGTTTCTGGATAACGTCGTCACCAGCGTGTTTGTCCCGGAGGGGGGTGGCCACATCGGTGAGTATGTCGGCGGGTATGCCGACTGGCTGCGGCAGACGCAGCAACCGGCTCAAAGCGAGAGCAGCCGCAAGCGAAGGACCGCCAAGTCGGCCTCTTCACCGAAAAAGCCCCGCACACTCACCTACGGTGAGGGCCTCGAACTTGATGAGCTCCCGGCCCGGATCGAGACCCTTGAAGCGGCAGCAGAGGCGGCACGGACCCGCGCGAATGATCCCGACCTCTACCAGCGCGATGCGGAAACGATCCAGACCACGCTGGAAGCCCTCGAGACGGCCGAGTCGGAGCTGTCCACCGCCTACGAGCGCTGGGAATACCTCGAGGCGCAGCGTGAACGCCTTGGTTAG
- the crtI gene encoding phytoene desaturase family protein, which translates to MHSLIMGGGFGGIAAALRLRARGHDVTLIDRCPRLGGRAQVFERDGYRHDAGPTVITAPFLFAELFELFGESLHDHLELRPLDPWYRFRFPDHSQFDYAPGMERMESEIARFNPDDVAGYHGLLAESRELFEIGFRELGDQPFHRASFMARQAPRLLRLRFDRSVWTMVSRHIKHPYLRRALSLQPLLVGGNPFDTTCIYGLIHYLEREWGVHFAMGGTGALVDVLANLLERQGVRVENGRSITAVHRDGRRITGASLDDGRRISADHFISNLDPMHLYGELMDPAPMAARIKRRMAQTSMGLFVLYFGTDCQYPDVAHHTIWLGDRYKELLRDIFDRRVLSDDFSLYLHRPTATDSSFAPAGHDSFYVLAPVPNQLGNIDWSVEGPKLQARIVEALEATIMPGLSQHIRAEFHMTPDNFRENYQSVHGSGFSVAPLFRQSAWFRFHNQAEGLDNLYLVGAGTHPGAGMPGVLSSAKVLERLFPEGTEAA; encoded by the coding sequence ATGCATTCCCTGATCATGGGCGGCGGTTTCGGCGGCATCGCCGCTGCACTGCGGCTGCGGGCACGCGGTCACGACGTCACGCTTATCGATCGTTGTCCGCGACTGGGCGGACGGGCTCAGGTCTTCGAGCGCGACGGCTATCGACACGACGCCGGCCCGACGGTCATTACCGCCCCGTTCCTGTTTGCTGAACTCTTCGAGCTTTTCGGTGAATCACTGCATGATCACCTCGAGCTGCGCCCGCTCGATCCGTGGTACCGGTTCCGTTTCCCGGACCATTCACAGTTCGACTATGCCCCCGGCATGGAGCGGATGGAGTCGGAGATCGCACGCTTCAATCCGGATGATGTCGCCGGGTATCACGGGTTACTCGCCGAGTCCCGCGAGCTGTTTGAGATCGGTTTCCGCGAACTCGGCGATCAGCCGTTCCACCGGGCCTCGTTCATGGCGCGTCAGGCCCCCCGGCTTCTGCGTCTGCGCTTCGATCGCAGCGTCTGGACAATGGTGTCGCGGCACATCAAGCACCCCTACCTCCGGCGGGCGCTGTCATTACAGCCCCTGCTGGTCGGCGGCAACCCGTTTGATACCACCTGCATCTACGGCCTGATCCACTATCTCGAGCGTGAGTGGGGCGTCCACTTCGCGATGGGCGGGACCGGCGCACTGGTCGACGTCCTTGCCAATCTTCTCGAACGTCAGGGCGTCCGGGTTGAGAACGGTCGGAGCATCACCGCGGTCCACCGCGATGGTCGACGCATCACTGGCGCGAGTCTCGACGACGGCCGCCGGATCTCGGCCGATCATTTCATCTCTAACCTCGACCCCATGCATCTCTACGGTGAGCTCATGGACCCGGCCCCCATGGCCGCCCGGATCAAGCGTCGCATGGCGCAGACCTCGATGGGGCTGTTCGTGCTCTACTTTGGTACCGATTGCCAGTACCCGGATGTGGCCCATCACACGATCTGGCTGGGTGATCGCTACAAGGAACTGCTGCGGGATATCTTCGACCGACGCGTCCTCTCGGACGATTTCTCGCTCTATCTACACCGCCCCACCGCGACCGATTCGAGCTTCGCGCCGGCCGGCCATGACAGCTTCTATGTGCTCGCGCCGGTGCCCAACCAGCTCGGCAACATCGACTGGTCAGTGGAGGGGCCGAAGCTGCAGGCGCGTATCGTTGAGGCGCTGGAGGCAACCATCATGCCTGGGCTGAGCCAGCATATCCGCGCCGAATTCCATATGACGCCGGACAATTTCCGGGAGAACTACCAGAGCGTGCACGGCAGTGGCTTCAGCGTTGCGCCGCTGTTCCGGCAATCGGCCTGGTTCCGATTCCACAATCAGGCCGAGGGTCTGGACAACCTCTACCTGGTCGGTGCCGGCACACACCCAGGCGCGGGAATGCCCGGTGTTCTCTCCAGCGCCAAGGTCCTTGAACGGCTGTTCCCCGAGGGCACGGAGGCGGCGTGA
- a CDS encoding ABC transporter transmembrane domain-containing protein: protein MTRFSGLLRLAGYIRPYWRQALIAGTALIVAAGSVLAIGQGLRMVIDQGFTGGTGAALDRALLMTGVVVLVLSVASALRFYWVMWIGERVAADLRRDVFARLLDLDPGFYLRNGVGEIQSRMTTDTALLQSVLGSTFSMALRNALLLMGTLVMLVVTQPALSALVVIGIPVVVAPMLIVGRRVRRLSRLSQDRIADVGSYAGETLGGIETVQAFVHEPVDRQVFDHRVEDAFAIAVRRIRQRAGLNAVALLLAFSGVAFVLWRGGNAVIAGAMSAGELSAFIFYAVLAAGAVGVLSEVAGELFRASGAAERLFELLDAVAAIQPPAKPVMLPDPARGEVQLQSVGFCYPTRPEPPALTGVDLSVNAGETVALVGPSGAGKSTLISLLLRFYDPTSGRITLDGVDLRDADPSALRRRMALVAQEPVLFTGTVADNIRFGDPSADAERLEAAAVSANCREFVDALPQGMATHIGSGGVQLSGGQRQRVAIARAILRNPALLLLDEATSSLDAESERHVQVALTRLMAQRTSIVIAHRLATVRNADRIAVLERGRIRAIGTHDQLLETDRLYAHLAALQFTQG, encoded by the coding sequence TTGACACGCTTTTCTGGTTTGCTGCGTCTGGCGGGCTATATTCGGCCCTACTGGCGGCAGGCGCTGATCGCCGGCACGGCGCTGATCGTAGCGGCTGGCAGTGTCCTGGCCATTGGTCAGGGCCTGCGTATGGTCATCGATCAGGGCTTCACGGGTGGGACCGGCGCTGCACTCGACCGTGCGTTGCTGATGACTGGCGTGGTGGTCCTGGTGCTCTCCGTCGCCTCGGCGCTGCGGTTCTACTGGGTGATGTGGATCGGTGAGCGGGTCGCGGCCGATCTGCGCCGCGACGTTTTCGCTCGGTTGCTCGATCTCGACCCGGGTTTCTATCTGCGAAACGGCGTGGGTGAAATCCAGTCACGGATGACCACGGACACCGCGTTACTGCAGAGCGTGCTTGGATCGACCTTCTCCATGGCCCTGCGCAACGCGCTGCTGCTAATGGGGACGTTGGTCATGCTGGTTGTAACCCAACCGGCACTCAGTGCCCTGGTGGTCATCGGAATCCCCGTGGTGGTTGCTCCCATGCTTATTGTGGGGCGGCGTGTGCGTCGGCTCTCCCGGCTCAGCCAGGACCGCATCGCCGATGTTGGCAGCTACGCTGGCGAGACACTCGGCGGCATCGAAACGGTGCAGGCGTTCGTGCATGAGCCGGTCGATCGCCAGGTGTTCGATCATCGCGTTGAGGATGCGTTCGCGATCGCCGTACGGCGGATCCGCCAGCGTGCGGGCCTGAATGCCGTCGCGCTGCTGCTCGCCTTTAGCGGAGTGGCATTCGTGCTCTGGCGCGGTGGCAATGCGGTCATTGCGGGAGCGATGAGTGCCGGTGAGCTCTCTGCGTTCATCTTCTATGCGGTGCTTGCGGCCGGCGCGGTGGGTGTGCTCTCTGAAGTGGCTGGTGAGCTCTTTCGCGCCTCTGGCGCGGCTGAGCGATTATTCGAACTGCTCGACGCCGTTGCCGCGATCCAACCACCGGCCAAGCCAGTGATGCTGCCCGATCCGGCGCGTGGCGAAGTCCAGCTGCAGTCAGTGGGGTTCTGCTATCCGACCCGTCCTGAACCGCCGGCATTGACCGGCGTTGATCTGAGCGTCAATGCCGGTGAGACCGTCGCCCTAGTGGGACCATCGGGCGCGGGGAAGAGCACGTTGATCAGCCTTTTGCTGCGCTTTTATGATCCGACCTCGGGCCGTATCACCCTGGACGGAGTGGATCTGCGCGATGCCGATCCGTCGGCGCTCCGCCGACGAATGGCGTTGGTCGCGCAGGAACCGGTGCTCTTCACCGGTACAGTGGCGGACAACATTCGTTTTGGTGATCCGTCAGCCGACGCCGAGCGCCTTGAGGCAGCCGCGGTTTCCGCAAACTGCCGGGAATTCGTCGACGCGCTGCCACAGGGTATGGCAACCCACATCGGCTCGGGCGGCGTGCAGTTATCGGGCGGCCAGCGCCAGCGTGTCGCGATTGCCCGGGCGATTCTGCGTAATCCCGCACTGCTGCTGCTCGATGAGGCCACCAGTAGCCTTGATGCGGAAAGTGAGCGGCATGTGCAGGTTGCACTGACGCGTTTGATGGCCCAGCGGACCAGCATTGTCATTGCCCATCGTCTGGCGACGGTGCGTAATGCCGACCGGATCGCGGTTCTGGAAAGGGGGCGGATCCGGGCAATCGGAACCCATGACCAGCTGCTCGAGACCGATCGCCTCTACGCCCACCTCGCTGCGCTGCAGTTTACTCAGGGCTGA
- the panD gene encoding aspartate 1-decarboxylase, whose product MMISVLQAKIHRATVTDANLEYEGSITIDSTLLEASGLLPHQHVHVYNITNGNRFETYIIKGPADSGAVTINGAAAHMAGHGDKVIIAAYAQIDAAEASAWEPVRVFVDDHNRTRPLNG is encoded by the coding sequence ATGATGATTTCGGTACTACAGGCCAAAATCCATCGCGCGACGGTGACCGACGCCAATCTCGAATACGAGGGCAGCATCACCATCGATTCGACACTGCTCGAGGCCTCGGGTTTGCTGCCGCATCAGCATGTGCACGTCTACAACATCACCAACGGCAATCGCTTCGAGACCTATATCATCAAAGGACCAGCAGACAGCGGCGCAGTCACCATCAATGGTGCTGCTGCGCATATGGCAGGGCATGGTGACAAAGTCATCATCGCCGCTTATGCGCAGATTGATGCGGCCGAGGCGTCGGCGTGGGAGCCCGTCCGAGTATTCGTGGACGACCATAACCGGACCAGACCGCTCAACGGCTGA
- a CDS encoding ExbD/TolR family protein has protein sequence MIRLTPLIDVIFILLIFFMLASTLETRERLPVALAADADGTDSDPSTERVQLESSAAVVGSQRLSTDRLVTVLNQRLSAADETTIRLQPQPGVSLQRTLNVLATLRASGLTVSLTGIDASQ, from the coding sequence ATGATCCGGTTAACACCGCTGATCGATGTCATTTTCATATTGCTGATTTTCTTCATGCTCGCATCAACGCTGGAGACACGGGAGCGGCTGCCGGTCGCGCTCGCCGCTGATGCCGACGGGACCGATTCCGACCCATCAACCGAGCGGGTGCAGCTCGAGTCATCGGCCGCGGTTGTCGGCAGCCAGCGCCTATCCACCGACCGCCTCGTCACCGTCCTCAACCAACGGCTGTCAGCGGCGGACGAGACAACCATCCGGCTGCAGCCACAACCGGGGGTCTCCCTTCAACGAACCCTGAACGTGCTGGCCACGCTCCGCGCATCGGGGCTGACAGTCTCACTCACCGGGATCGATGCATCGCAATGA
- a CDS encoding ExbD/TolR family protein yields the protein MIGLTPDKALPRSDSETGLLPLINVVFLLLAFFLITAQLTQTAPFPVAPPTLDGEPLADQPATVIHVAADGTIAVESQPVILDALGTAIAEHGSANTQPLRLIADARADATRVITLLERLREEGRERVHLTTREP from the coding sequence ATGATCGGTCTGACTCCTGATAAGGCACTGCCCCGAAGCGATTCCGAGACCGGTCTACTGCCGCTGATCAATGTGGTTTTCCTGCTCCTTGCGTTTTTCCTCATCACAGCGCAGCTGACACAGACCGCACCGTTTCCAGTGGCACCGCCAACGCTCGATGGCGAGCCGCTTGCCGATCAGCCAGCAACGGTCATCCATGTGGCCGCGGACGGGACGATCGCCGTCGAATCGCAACCGGTCATCCTCGATGCGCTCGGTACGGCCATTGCTGAGCACGGATCTGCGAATACTCAGCCGCTTCGACTGATCGCCGATGCCAGGGCCGATGCAACCCGAGTGATCACACTACTCGAGCGCCTGAGGGAAGAAGGCCGGGAGCGCGTACACCTGACTACCCGCGAACCATGA
- a CDS encoding MotA/TolQ/ExbB proton channel family protein yields MTAIDRFIALYSVGGPVIAILVAMSVIALGIVIAKFGQFAFTRSHRLAAARAAVSAFTSGDPSRASDLARTAGTPVARLAGRAIDGLRDSTTDEARLREEIARLGNDQLRALRGGLRPLELIASLAPLLGLLGTVLGMIDAFQALENSRSGVDPAVLSAGIWQALSTTAVGLAVAIPAVAAVSWIEARIQRLGEEMDSLITQIFTQRPAPAQNRSEP; encoded by the coding sequence ATGACAGCTATTGATCGATTCATCGCGCTCTATTCAGTGGGTGGTCCGGTGATCGCGATCCTTGTCGCGATGTCGGTGATCGCTCTTGGCATCGTGATCGCTAAATTCGGCCAGTTCGCATTCACCCGCAGCCATCGACTGGCCGCGGCACGAGCCGCCGTATCCGCCTTCACCAGCGGCGATCCAAGCCGCGCGAGCGATCTGGCAAGGACGGCCGGTACCCCCGTCGCCCGACTCGCCGGCCGCGCCATTGATGGGCTGCGCGACAGCACCACGGACGAGGCCCGGTTGCGTGAGGAAATCGCGCGGCTCGGCAATGATCAGCTACGCGCGCTCCGCGGCGGTCTTCGCCCGCTGGAGTTGATCGCCAGCCTGGCCCCCCTGCTCGGTCTTCTCGGAACCGTGCTTGGGATGATCGATGCCTTTCAGGCACTGGAGAATAGCCGCTCTGGCGTCGATCCGGCCGTGCTGTCCGCGGGCATCTGGCAGGCTCTGTCCACCACTGCGGTCGGCCTCGCAGTCGCAATCCCCGCGGTCGCCGCTGTGAGCTGGATCGAGGCGCGCATTCAGCGGCTTGGCGAGGAGATGGACAGCCTGATCACACAGATCTTCACGCAGCGCCCGGCACCGGCACAGAACCGCAGTGAGCCATGA
- a CDS encoding lycopene cyclase family protein, with protein sequence MTHFDIALIGFGAATMSLAVRLASDYPGRVAVIEPRELPSDDRTWCGWRLADHPFTDQAAQTWSAWAVSHGGRELVCRSDHIPYEMLRASAVQARALDAVASRPDWQFFSRQTLQTATYEKAHWRLSLSSGATITADCVMDSRPPGIGLDRPWLWQSFVGRELVGPDLPATGPVRLMDFIDDDAPLLTFVYELPISDGRRLIELTRFAPQRPSLAELGTSLDRLLDARGLATHTIDREESSHLPMAPIPPTSRSGWMRVGTAGGSMRPATGYAFHGIQRWADACARSLIAGNNASPPSRSRWMDWLDGVFLESLWAGGNADAPGARFHRLFECTPPESMARFLMSRPRLGDIGHVLRALPMLPMLGAAGRYSIRRRRPVTLDQP encoded by the coding sequence ATGACGCATTTCGATATCGCACTGATCGGTTTTGGTGCTGCGACCATGAGCCTGGCCGTCCGCCTTGCCAGCGACTACCCGGGTCGGGTCGCGGTCATCGAGCCACGCGAGCTGCCCAGCGACGACCGGACCTGGTGTGGCTGGCGCCTCGCGGATCATCCCTTTACCGATCAGGCCGCACAGACCTGGTCAGCCTGGGCGGTGAGTCATGGCGGTCGCGAGCTCGTGTGCCGCAGTGACCACATCCCCTATGAAATGCTGCGCGCCTCGGCGGTGCAGGCGCGGGCACTCGACGCCGTTGCATCGCGGCCCGACTGGCAGTTTTTCAGTCGACAGACGCTACAGACGGCGACGTATGAAAAAGCCCACTGGCGACTCAGCCTCAGCAGCGGGGCGACCATCACCGCAGACTGCGTCATGGATTCAAGACCGCCCGGCATTGGCCTTGATCGGCCGTGGTTGTGGCAGAGCTTCGTGGGCCGCGAGCTGGTCGGCCCCGATCTCCCCGCGACCGGCCCGGTTCGTTTGATGGATTTCATCGATGACGATGCCCCGCTACTGACCTTTGTCTATGAGCTCCCGATCAGCGACGGGCGCCGACTCATCGAACTCACGCGTTTCGCCCCGCAACGGCCATCGCTCGCGGAGCTCGGCACATCACTGGATCGCTTACTGGATGCCCGCGGACTGGCCACTCATACGATCGATCGTGAGGAATCGAGCCATCTGCCGATGGCGCCGATACCGCCCACGAGCCGGAGTGGCTGGATGCGCGTGGGCACGGCGGGGGGGAGCATGCGCCCGGCGACCGGCTATGCGTTCCATGGCATCCAGCGCTGGGCCGATGCCTGCGCCCGATCATTGATCGCCGGGAATAACGCCTCTCCGCCTTCCCGCAGCCGCTGGATGGACTGGCTGGACGGGGTGTTTCTCGAATCACTGTGGGCCGGCGGCAATGCCGATGCGCCGGGGGCACGGTTCCATCGGCTCTTCGAGTGCACGCCCCCTGAGTCAATGGCCCGCTTTCTGATGAGTCGTCCGCGCCTCGGCGATATCGGTCATGTTCTGCGGGCCCTGCCCATGCTGCCGATGCTGGGCGCGGCTGGTCGCTACAGCATCCGCCGCCGGCGCCCCGTCACCCTGGATCAGCCCTGA
- a CDS encoding phytoene/squalene synthase family protein yields the protein MNPREVLARHGSSFHMASRLLRRDDANDVATLYAACRLIDDIADESANGAGRIDTFIEALTTGDPAMLPVDGFAAMVERRRMRLDPLVTLARTAAHEARYGRLIESESELIDYCYGVAGTVGELMCPLLGADPVRGRDAAVALGIGMQLTNIARDVLEDAGRGRRYLPGEWIDGRSAATIANADPADRRAMQTAIARLIETAEQHYALAETGFALIPLRNRLSIRVAARLYRAIGLRVRDDGCQYWLGRTSLSHPERRQIALRTLLRPASNAPQPSA from the coding sequence GTGAACCCACGTGAGGTACTGGCGCGCCATGGGAGCAGCTTCCACATGGCGAGCCGGCTCCTGCGCCGCGACGATGCCAACGACGTCGCCACGCTCTATGCCGCATGCCGACTGATCGATGACATCGCGGACGAGTCGGCGAATGGTGCGGGACGAATCGACACCTTTATTGAGGCACTCACCACCGGCGATCCGGCGATGCTCCCGGTCGACGGGTTCGCGGCGATGGTCGAGCGCCGGCGGATGCGACTTGACCCGTTGGTGACGCTGGCGCGCACGGCTGCCCATGAGGCGCGTTACGGCCGCTTGATCGAATCCGAATCAGAGCTGATCGATTATTGCTACGGCGTGGCCGGCACGGTCGGCGAGCTGATGTGTCCACTGCTGGGCGCCGATCCGGTACGCGGACGTGACGCGGCGGTGGCCCTCGGTATTGGTATGCAGCTCACCAACATCGCCCGCGATGTGCTTGAGGATGCCGGGCGTGGTCGCCGGTATCTGCCCGGTGAGTGGATTGACGGACGGAGCGCGGCGACCATCGCGAACGCCGATCCAGCCGATCGTCGCGCGATGCAGACAGCGATCGCCCGGCTGATCGAAACCGCCGAACAGCACTACGCCCTCGCCGAGACCGGCTTTGCGCTGATCCCGCTGCGCAATCGCCTGTCCATCCGCGTCGCCGCAAGGCTCTATCGGGCCATCGGGCTGCGCGTTCGAGACGACGGCTGCCAGTACTGGCTCGGACGCACCTCCCTCAGCCATCCGGAACGCCGACAGATCGCGCTACGCACCCTGCTCCGCCCAGCCAGTAACGCCCCGCAACCGTCCGCATGA